AATGAGCTGTTCCTACCTGAGATCATCTTTATACTGATTTTTGTAtgtaaatcttaaaaaaatgagtACCTCATAAAATTTTGAGTCTTTAACACACAATGGAACATGGACCATGTTATATATTCTAATGGATTGTCCTGCAGGCAGCAGATTTAATTGGTCATACATCATGTGCAAATGAGTGGTTATTACTCATGGTGATAAAAATAGCTATCATGAATTTAATAGACTCTTGAATTTAATAGACTCTAGAATGGTAGTAAATGTAACTATTTTTGATTCAACTCACCATCTCGTGATATAAACAGCATGAACACTATCACCACCTAGCTTTGTACAAATCTTTCTCAATAACATAAATGCTGAAGAAATGAATCAGTATTGGGAAGAATGGGATATGTCAATTGTAATAAGTGAAATATGCAGTAATTCGCTAGTTTTTGCACAGCTCTCATATGCAGTAATCACCAGTTCACCGAGGATGTGCGGTTTCTGCAAAAAAGAATTGTTCGATTTTGCAAATATTCCACGAGcatttaagtacattttgacaataaattaaagcttcaaaagagaaaatgggagtaatttagagagagaaagactcttttttttaagaataccATCTGCCACAAATTATAAACTAATCGTTAGATAATGTactcataaataaaacagacttcttgttgttgttgttgttgtctctaTCCTTGTTGCATGTATAGTAAAGGCATTTACTTAAAAGAGTAGTTTTTgccattttaaatatattattttttatactttatacaTTTGTTGAGAAGTATGGTTTCAGGTTTAACTGTCTCTTTTCAGTCAGGTGGCACAACCGTCCCTCTGGAGAGTCGAACTGTGCGGTTCATTGACAATTTCAGCATAGGCACCCGAGGATCTGCCTCAGCAGAATATTTTCTTGACCATGGATATGCTGTCATCTTTCTACATCGTCAAAGATCACTTCTTCCCTTTCATCGCCATTTGCAGCACAATATGTTGGACTGTTTAGCTCTTCAGTCACCTGAAACAAACAGTCACATCTATGGTGCCTTTTCAAATTTATCTTCCAAACATGCTAAACTGATATGAAAAATAGggacattgttttttttatagaaatgtgtgtttcttaaaattattgctttcctgaaaaaaatttgGTTACATAAGAAACACatgaaatatgtacatgtattacatGCAAAATTTGATAGGAAGACAAAAATTGGTAGAGAGAAGCATATGTCAGTGCCTTTGGATGTCAGTTCATTTCCTTGGCCTGAACTAGTTGTTAAGAGGACTGGGTGGAGGTAGCAAGTGACAGTTCTTCATAGTTTCCTTTCCTGAGCAGCTTCTAAGAGGTCCAGTATGTCCACTCCTTAATGTTTGCTGCCAATTCCTCCCACCTTTAGAGTCACAGTGCCTGAAGGTTGTAGTTATGAAGTAAAAGTCACTGACCTGCCGACACAGGCACTCGGCTCAGTTTCTCCCTAAACCTCCCTAACCCATGGGgaaaaaagaatacagaactaatttaaaaataatttaatatttttataactgaTTTGCTTTCCTTCCCTCAGTTTGATGGACATTGTTCCACATTAGTttgcatgtttatgttgtgtgagtgtttagtaaaacaatttttattgttgtcaaaTTTAATCAAATCACTTACACTGAATAAGGCCTGAAGAAAAGTTGGGTTTTATATATAACCCCCATTATTGCTTCTGTTACAGCCCTCCTGACATCATTTCTATGCTATTCAGACAATCCAAAACCCTGAATGCAACATATTAATTAATTTGTGAAATTAAGCACAATTTCTGTCTTGTAGTAAACCAGGAGAGCACAGTCAAGCTGCTTCCAATCCTTCAGCGTTACAGTGAGTGCCAGAAAAACCGTCGCCTTTGTCTGGTGTCCTTTACATCTTTGGGTGATTACCTACATCTGTTGCGTGTAGCCTGCCAGTCTCTGCGGCCACTCTGCTCTCGAGCGATGCTTTATCTTGCTGCTGCAGTTTCTGACTTCTACATTCCTTCGGACCAAATGGTGTGTTATGTGTTTACAATCAAGGTTTTCTGACAATATGGGGGAAGTGCTAGAGGTGACGGTGCAGGGGAGAGAAGTGTGGGCATGTTTTGCAAATCCATCTATATGCATCTATAAATGGTTTTgcttgaaacatttcttttaatactAGTTGTCTCCTTTCAGCTTGTTCTCTGAGTAGAGTTTAAATAGATGATATTGTTTAATTCTTTTGTTAACAGTTGAACACTTAAACTGACTAAATATAGGCTTATGGTTGTCTTCAATACATTCCAGCCAGAGCACAAAATCCAATCCCAAGGAGAAAAACCTTTACACTTGTCACTGGAGCTTGTACCCAAAATGCTAAAACCTCTGGTAAAGGACTGGGTTCCTGATGCTTATGTGATCTCTTTTAAAGTAAGCACgttatatttgttatttgattTGAGATACTTGGCATGGATGTGGGAGCTTGTATATATTCTGCATACTTACAGATCTGTGGTGATGTTTCAAAGTGTTGCATGTGCATATGAGGGAATAGTTACAAATATTCTTCTGTTTATTAGCACACAGCTCCACATTTACCTTAAATTAGTAGAACATCCTTTGTACCTTGGGAAAGTCTTTTTCCAACATCAAGGAGATTCTCAACTTTTGTGGTTAATGTATGACTTTAGAGCTAAAGGTTGTCAGTTGAGGCTTAACTCATCCAACAAATTTGTTTACCTGATTCATCTAGTAAGtgacattaaaattaaagagTCATGCCATTCCCTAAATAAAATGGACTACTTACAGTTACTTCTATTGATCTTAGATTTGACTTATGTGGCTGTCATTACAGGTTCCTGCTTTTTCAGGTTTTGGGGAGAACTGACTCCCACATTGTTCTGTTTCTGGTTGGACCATAGTGTGAAAGTGATTATACACATCCCTTGAATGTCATCCATTGACAGTTTTGCTGGTCTCTTGGTACTTAATTGTTGTCTCTGGATAGATGCATCAGTTGACATAGATAACCACTCGAGTGGCTCCTTCAACGAATGACCAATCCATGACTTATGAAGCTGCTTCACTAAACACCTTCCAGCCTGGATGTCGTTGCTATTGCTGTTGTGATCTTGATGCtcatgtttatatttctaaCCCAGTTCTTTCCCCTTGTTACAATGGTGTAATGTACTTACCAATGGaaaatttttctgctttattggTAGTTTAATTGGTTCCTGAGCGAGCAATCTAGCAGAGgtagcagagaagactggcataaatgtaaacagaaagaagactaaagtgatgagaatcaacaagcaggaatTCCAAATCGCTTTGTGTATCTGGTGAGCATTGTTAATAAGGATGGTGGAGTgaacgatgacatcaaaagctgcatagtcctactgtatggttctgaaacctgaagTGTAACAAATGCCATCAACAATAACTTCCAGAACTTTACCAACTGATACTTATGCCATATTCTAGAAATAAGATGGCTTGaaatctccaacagcagcctgtgaaaaagaaccaaccagaataccactagccaagacatcaaaaagagcaaatggggctggattggacacaccctgcgcaaaccagctgataTCATTGCCAGGCAGACTGGAACCCtaaggggaagaggagagttaggaggccaaagcagacttggaaaagaacagtagagagcaaggcaaaggacgttggaaccacttgggcccaactgaggggtggggggagggggctgCCACAAACTACAGGTCCATTcgcaaggtgttgttgtggccctatgctcctcaaggagtaactaaactaataaactaaaaactattTGGTTCCTGTAGGGGCATGTGATTATTGTTTATCTGGGCTTCAACTAGTCTGGCATGTTTCATTAGAGTCAATTGTCCAGTCCTTCTTCTAGGGTTATGTTTTTGGAAGCATTTGTCTTCTCTCACCTTAGTTCATTGATGCCATTTTAGCATCACTACTTGCTGTAAGGATTTACTCCCTTGGCCTTTATCTTTCCTAATATTATCCTGATTGAAGGCAGTAGGGCCAGTTGCTGTAGAGGGGCAGTAGGATGGGAATGGGTGATGTTACCCAAACTGGCATCATTGTTCAGTAAGCATTAATTTTTCTGGAAGCTTTTGCATCCaatggtattttctttttcttaagttAACTTTGCTAAAGTAGAAATAGAATCACATATATAGCTGAGCATTGCAAAAGAATAACTACATTCAGCCGACTGGcgaaaaaaattagtttggctgtttttttttttgtttgtttgaaagggTGGGGGGTTGCTATTGATACATTTTAGTGACATTGAATGGACAGAATGggataagtaaataaagttgtgcaggaaggtaaatatttttttcaacaattatctaaaagaggaagagaaaattgttttaattatctCCAAACTGCTGAAATAGGtctggaaatatttttcatactgttactttctctctcttttaatgAAGAGAAACCAAGTAATGAGAGCATGATTATGGTCATCAGCTGTGATCCACTTTAATTTCCCTGGAGATTGCTCGTTTATGTAATGTCTTCAGCAACATTTGCTCTTATTGTTACTATAGTGATTTCTCTTGCCCTGTATATGCATAAAGTTtgactctttaaaaaaacaaaaaaaacaaaactgagtcCTTTAGATTTACGGAAGTAGGGTCTGTGAACTATAAGTGGGTTAAACCGTCCAGGGCATGACCTGAAAGGAGCTCAATACTCTTCTTTTGCTGCCTTTGATCTTTGCTGATTAATTTTAGTCTCCCATCTGCTGTGGTAAGGGGGTTTGCCAGACTTGGAAGAGCTTCCTCCaaaaggaacattttttttctttttatgcctCTCTAATGTGCATCATGCATTGTCCTTctcttatttttaagaaaagctaGCAGATTGTGTAATTACATCCAACGTGCAATTGTAATTGTGCATGTTTAAATATGTCTATACTGACTAGTTGCTTTTGATCCTGTTTGTAtctatgttgttgtttttttctttaatagctTGAAACAGATAAGAGTATTCTGATTGGCAAAGCAAAGAAAGCCCTGGAACAGTACGAGCATAAGGTTGGACATCTGCAATTTTCATGTATTTCTTAATTATTTGCTCATTGCAGTGATTATTTTTGAACAAGAATGACATTAAGAAGTTCAGGGTTTTAAGACTTTTATTGCATTGAAAAGATCCCACTCTGTCAAACATCTTAGAGTTTTTTCACCTAGACTCCTTAGaacaggggtgcccaacctacagcACTCAGGCCATATTCAGCCGGCTCATTTTCACAAGACACATCATTTCGTTAACATCACAATTGTGGCAAAATCGCCTTCTTCTGGCCCGTGAGATTTTGTCATGTCCAGTGCGGCCCTCAGGTGAGAataggttgggcaccactgcgTTAGAACTTTTATGACCAGGATGAGTAATATTCTTTGCtgaatctttttttcctctttgcaCTGAATGCCCTCAAGAGATAATTTTCTCTAGTATTTGCAGCTTACTTGCTTTCAATAACTTATCAGGATCATACGTGTACATTTCAAAGAAACTGCAACTTTTTAAATGCTTGACAGAGTAGTTTTACTGCTTAAGGACTACATACTcttaaactgtttattatttcattatctgtTGTTTGTATTGCAGCTTGTTGTAGCTAATGTTTTGgatacaagaaagaaagaagttatACTGGTAACAAAGGACAAAGAAGAACTTCTTGCTCTCTCAGATGAAGAAGAACACAGGGGGATGGAGATAGAGGAGAAGCTAACCAGGAAAATAGCTGATCTTCACTTAGATTTTTACAGTAACAGTGCCATTGAAACTAAGACCTCACATTAAGTAACTAGGTAGTCTTCATCCAGATTTGATAGCGCAATTTCACTAACACATTAAGGACTGAGAAATCTTGGTGAGGGAAGAAAatgcttgttttctttcctctagTTTTGTGTACAGATGTCACTATAATTCctgcattttaaatgttgtttgcaTAAGTAAATTTTCTCAAACATGTCTACTTTGTATGCTTTCGACAAATTATTCTTGAGCTTTATAGTATCTCAAGAGCATAATTGGAGTTTCTGTCTCTTAATCACCCAGCAGTTTTCAATACTGATTTACCAATATTATAAAAGAGGACGTGGAAAGAGGTGGTTGCATTCCATCGAATAACTCTAGTTGGTGAGAAATGCTCTTCACTCATTTATAGCTGGTCTTTGAAGTGAAGCTGCAGTCAATAGAAACAGTGGTTTCAAACTCTTGGCAGCTGGAAATTCCTCACCAGTTGCCCATATCAGTCACTGAGTGTATATCGTACATCTCATGTCACTGAGAGTGTGTAATTCGTACATCTCAACCATTGACCATTAAAGTACATGAGCGCTAACAGGGACTAAAAGGTGATTTCTGCATctatgtgcatatttatgtaAAGTTTGTGGGGTTTATTTTCCCTAGCAAATTTCTTTGAACTGCCTGTGCCTGAAAATTACTGGGTGGTGTAAACTGCAAactgatatattttaatttgcatCAGTGATCAGACCATGGCAGTTTATAATATTTGGAGACAGAATTGGTGAAGATtgatcaaaatttaaaaattcccATGTTTGGAGTCACCACCTGATGTTGTCATTTTTCCACATCAGCACAAgcgtaattttttttcaagggtgATAGAAGGCAGTTTCTCGACCAGTGAAGCAAGTATCTGATGACATTTCCAACTGGATTCAGTTTATCGAGTCCTATCATTTACATAATGGTAATAAATGTGGATTCATAAAGTTATATTAAGCTTTTTTCACAGACTTGGTAACGCTACTGGAATGCTTAGAGGATTGTCCTTTCTAATGATATCAACTGTCATTTATCCCTGTTCTTCACTGGACATGCTTTTACACTACCCTCTTCCCCATTCTTTTCCCTCTGCTCAatactcttttttaaaaacaatgctAGGCTACACTGAGGACTAGATCAGTAAGATCTGCTTCTCACCTGCTGTCAATCATCCCACATTTTTGTTAACTACAGTAAATGCATGAATAGGGAAATAAAGCCATATCAGCTTTTAACCTCCTTGGCATTAACCCTCTGCATTATTAGGGATAGAAATTTTATAGGAAAAAAGTTTCTCACTAGACCTTCAGACTTCTTCCAAGTAAACGCAACAAATCCCTACCCCCTCCTCCCTTAATTTCCATACCATCACTCTCAAATTTACCccatgtggtggtggtggtggtggtttcaCATTTCAGGTGAAATGTCTTCCTTGttggatttatttttcagat
The Pomacea canaliculata isolate SZHN2017 linkage group LG2, ASM307304v1, whole genome shotgun sequence genome window above contains:
- the LOC112557722 gene encoding phosphopantothenate--cysteine ligase-like; this encodes MTSGSTDYDDFFNKTAPPEKFEEKICIINSFVQYYKASDQKLVLVTSGGTTVPLESRTVRFIDNFSIGTRGSASAEYFLDHGYAVIFLHRQRSLLPFHRHLQHNMLDCLALQSPETNSHIYVNQESTVKLLPILQRYSECQKNRRLCLVSFTSLGDYLHLLRVACQSLRPLCSRAMLYLAAAVSDFYIPSDQMPEHKIQSQGEKPLHLSLELVPKMLKPLVKDWVPDAYVISFKLETDKSILIGKAKKALEQYEHKLVVANVLDTRKKEVILVTKDKEELLALSDEEEHRGMEIEEKLTRKIADLHLDFYSNSAIETKTSH